The nucleotide window CGGTCGCTGCCGCGCCACGGCACCTCGCCGTTGAACGCGAGGGGTGCGTCCGACGCGGCAATCACGACGTTGCCGTAGGCGCGTCCGGCGAGCATCTCCTCCGGACCCGCCACAGCTACGTGCGCGAACACCTCCCGCAGCCCCGCGAGCTCCGCACGCGTCTCCTCCAACCCGGCGCGGTCGCCGACGTTCGCCACGTACAGCCCACCCGGCGTTAGCACCGAACGCACCGCCCGAAAGAACTCCACCGTGGTCAGCGCGCGGGGAGTGTCGGGTCCGGCGAAGACGTCGCGGGTGATTGCGTGCACAGGGGTCGGGGCGTTGGAAGGGGCGTCGATAAGCGAATCGATGAATGCCCGAGCCTCCGCAACCTGAATGGCAACCGGCGGGTCGAATGCCCACCGAACGAGCTCCGCAAGCTCGGCGTCGATCTCCACCGCGACCTGCTCGCCGCCGAAGCGATGAGCGAAATAGCTCGGCAGCGCGCACCCGGCCGCACCGAGATGCACCGCGCCCTCAGGGCGCAGCGCGTGCGACTCCGCAAATCCTGCGATCCAGCGCATGTAGTCGTACTCGAGCACCTCGGGCGCGCCGGGCACGACATACGACGACGGCACGCGGTTGACCTCGAGCACGTATCCGCCGTCGCGCGCCGGGTCCGCGACGATCGATGCCTCGCCAGTGTAAATCGGGTATGTGCCCGCGATGCGCTTCTTCGACGCCCGGGGCTTTCTCACTCGCTCCACGACTGCGTCCGGTGGAAGCAGCAGGCGAGCACCGCACCCGCCGCAATCACCGCGCCGGGCAGCCAGATGGTTGCGCTCATCGCCGCAGCAAAAGGTTCGTGGAGGGTTTCGGGGAGCGGTCCGCTTATCGACGCTCCGCCGCCCACCCGAGCAGCCGCATCCTCGCCCAGCTGGCGTGCCAGTTGGGCAGACATCATCGCGGCGATCGCGGCCGAGCCGATGACGGCGCCGATTTGGCGCATCGTGTTGTACACCGATGAGCCGGAGCCAGCGAGGTGGCGCTCCAGGTTGCGCGTGGCCACCATGGACAGCGGGCCCCACATCATCGAGTTGGCCACGCCGTAGAGCACCGAGATGGCGTACATCCAGCGCGCGTCGACGGCGGGGGTGGTGATCAGCGCCGCCGCACCGATCGAGATGGCGGCCATGGTGAGGCCCGCGATAGCGAACGGCTTCGGGTCGTGAGTATTGGTGAGCCTGCCGATAGCGGGGGAGAGGAAGAACGACACCGCACCCGACGGCAGGATGAGCAGCGCGGCGTGTGTAGGCGTGAACTCCTGGACGGTTTGGACGTAGATCATCCACGGGATCGCGAACGTAGACACCGCGAAGCCGACAGTGGCGATCACCCCGCCGGCGAGAGCGAAGTTGCGGTTGGCGAACAACTCCAGCGGCACGAGCGCGTCCGTCCCGCGGCTCGCCTGCCAGCGCACGAACAGCACCATGGCTACCGCACCGACTGCGAGGAGCGCCCACACGCGCCAATCCCAGCCAAAGTGCTGGGCCTCCTGAATGCCGTAGACCAGGCAGAACATGCCGATTGCGCTGAGTGCCATGCCGGCCCAGTCGAAGCGCCGGTTGGTCTGCTCCAGCTTCGGCACGAAAGTCATTGCCAGGATGAGGCCGACAACGCCGACTGGCACGTTGACCCAGAAGATCCACGGCCAGCCGCCGGCGTCGACAAGCACACCGCCTAGCAGCGGGCCGGTGACGGTGGCGAGGCCGGCGGTCGCGCCCCACACGCCCATCGCGCTGCCGCGCTGCTTCGGTGTGAAAGTGCGGATCATCACCGACATTGTCTGCGGGGTGACCAGCGCCCCGCCGAGGCCTTGGAACGCGCGGGCGGTGATCAGTGCGGCGGCTGAGCTAGCCAGCCCGCAGGCGAGCGAAGATGCGGTGAAGAGCGCGAGGCCGATGAGGTAGATCGTGCGCGGCCCGAATCGGTCCCCGAGGCGGCCAGTGATCAAAAGCGGCACCGCGTACGCCAAAAGGTACGCGCTATTGACCCAGATGACCTCGTTATACGTCGCGTCCAGGCCTGACGAGATCGCGGGGATTGCCACCGAGACGATGGTCGAATCCACCAGGATCATGAAAAACCCCAGCATCATCGACCACAGAGCGGGCCACGGTGATGCGGATGTGGCCGTTGCAGGGGTCGTCGACAAGCGAAAAGCTCCTAGAAAGGCAACATCTGCTGGACCTGAGGCGGCAGCAGCGGGCGCACGGTGGGCAACGCGACGGTGGCGACACCGCCAAGCACCGCGAGGATGCTCAGCACGATTACCGCGGTGGTTGCGGAATCGTTCGACTCAGAGGACAGGGTCATTCGCTGCGGCTTCTGCTCGACCAGAGAGTCCTCGGCCTGGGTCTCCGGGATGACCTGCGCGGCCGGGCGCTCCGTGACGGAGAGAGTCTCATCCGCAGGCAGCGCCGCAGAGTTGATGCCGAAGAACTTGTCCAAGCCCTTCACGTTGAACTGGGTGGACATGTAGCGGGCGTGGGTGTCGGTGTTCCATTGCGAGACCACGATGTCCATGTCCGCGATCGTCGAGCCTGGCACGATGTAGCCACCATACGGCTGGGAGAAATTGCCCGGGGTCTGCGCGTTGGACCAGGGGCCGTGCTTGGCCACCGTCGCCACCGGGACGTTCGCCCAATCCTGCGCGAGGGTGTCGGAGATGCGGACCTCGATTGCCAAGGTCGCCTCGTTGAACATCACCAGTACCCACTTGCCCTGGATGTAGCGCAGGTTCATTTCGCCGGCCTCGATGTTCGAGCCGCTAAGGATCGGTGCGCCCGAGTCGCCCCACTTACCCGAAGCCGGGTCGAAGAGCTGCCACTTCGAGCGGTCCGCGATGTCCTGCTCGCGGAAGCGCGACAGGTACACCGGGTCGTCGCGCTTAAACTGCGTGGACACGACGTAGATGTAGCCGTCTGGGCCCTTCTCCCAGGAGATGAGGTTGCCCATGCCGCTCATGTAGTCGGCGGAGGTGGTGCCGATCGAGCTCCACGACTTGCCGCCGTCGGTGGACTTGAAGATCTCGGTGTCGCGCACGTTGCCGATGCCGTGGTTCCACATCGCTTGCATGTACAGCGTGCCGTCGAGGTTGATCACGTCGGACGGAATCAGCGTGAGCTCATCCTCGTGCAGGTACCCGACGGTCTGCTCGACGCGCTCGCCGCGGTTGAGCGGGCGGATGATCTCGATGAAGCCATCTTCGTTCATGCGCGCGACGACGCCGACCGGGCTCATCCAGTCACCCTCGCCGAAGCGCTGGCCGCTGAAAGAGTCGCCGAAGATCATCGCGAACTCGCCGCCACCCAGCGGAGCCATCGTGCCCAGGTCAGTCGCTCCGAGGCCGACGTGGCGCGAGTGCTTGCCGGCAACATCGTCCATGATCTGCACCACGGTGCCGTCGGGCATGGTGTACGGCTGCGACGCTTGCTTCTGCGGCGGGGCGGAGTTGTCCACCGTTGGGCCGGAGGAGCTAGACAGTTCCGAACTCAAACCGGAGCTGGAGCTTGACTGCGCGAGCGCGTCGGGCACCACCGTTGCCGTAAGGATGAGTGCGGATGCGGTGGCGGCGCTCACGGCACCGGTAAGGCGGGGAAGGGGAGTGCGAGACATCGCGATAGCTACCTTTGGCTTGCGGGGCAAAACATCTCGAATGTAGCAAAAATGCGGCCCGCCCAGTAGGGCGAACCGCGTTTCACAGGTTGCGGGGGAGGCGGGTTACACGCCTGCGTCCTCGTGCGGGTCGTTGTCCGCGTCGTCCTTAGTCTCGTGGCGAGTCCCCGGCTCGTGCTCCGGCGGAGCGTAGATCGAGTACAGCTTCGCCGGCTTCTCGGACTCGTTGACAAAGTTGTGCCACTTGCCGGCCGGGACGAACGCCGCCCAGTCAGCGCCGACAACCTGGTCGACCTCGAGATCATCCTCGCTCGCGCCGATCATTGCGCGCAGCTCGCCCTCTTCGAGGCGCAGGAACTGGTCGTGGTCGTCGTGAATCTCGGCGCCGATCTCGCCGCCCGGCTGGATGGTCATCACCGTCAGCTGCAGGTTCTTGCCGGTCCACAAGGTGTCGCGGAAGGCCTCGTTGTCCAGCGTCGCCTTTTCAATATCCACCACGTATGGGTTCGGGCCGTGGTCGTTGCTCATAATCGCTCCTTCGCTCACCGGTTAGGTACAACTCCCACCGTAGCGAAGCTTTTCGCTTAACGACGGTGGCGCCCACCCCCTTCACGTTCTCGCTGCTTCCGCCGCAGCCTTACCTTTTCAACCTCGGAGAGGTTGGGGTCATCCAAGTCGATGAAGAACTCCTCGTCGTCTTGGTTTTCGGGCGCATGATCTGGCTCCAGCTCGAGTTCTGGCTCGGGTTCTGGCTCGGGTTCTGGCGCCAGCTTCGGAACAGATGCGGAAGCAAGGAGCGACTCCACCGAGAACTCCTGCGAGAAGTCTACTTGGGGCACGAACTCAGGTTCTGGGACCAGCTCTGTTTCGGGGGTGAACTCAATCTCGGGCTCGTCATCAGGCTCAGGTTCGGGCACGGCTTCCGTCTGCGAGGGCGATTCCGGTGCCGGTTCCTGCACCGCTTCCTCTGGCACAACATCTTTCGGCGCAGTGTCTTTCGGCGCAGTGTCTTCCGGCGCAGTGTCTTCCGGCGCCGAGTTTGTTCGCTCGACCGGCTCTGGGTGCTGCGGCTCCAGCACCGGTTGCGATACCGGTTGCGGCTGAGGCTGAGGCTTTGCAACCTGCACACTCTCGAACTCCTCTGTCGTAGGAGCAACGCTGTCCGGACGCTCAATCCCAGCGAGGGAGACGTACCGTGCAGTGTGCTTCGGGTGGAGGTAATCGCCAGGATCCGCAACGTGGTCACGCTCCACGCTGACACCCCAGGTGTTGTCGGGGAACTCGATGAGTGACCACGGCTTTGCCAAACGCACGTCGGGTACTTTCAGCTGCTGCACCGGATATGCCGGGTTGTCCTCACTCGGCTCAGCTACATCGAGTGCCGCCATGCCCTGCAGTAGCACGGCGCGCGCGTATAACTGCGGAACCTGGGAATCAGTGTGGGTGGCCTGCATGTAGGAGATGAGTTGTGTCGCCTCGTCCCCGCGGATCGCGCCCAGCAGTTTCGGTCCCAAGGTGATTGCAACCAGACTGCCGATGTGGTGGAGGGCTACCAGCCATTGGCCTGGCGAGCGGGCCGTGATTTCTTCTCGGGTGTATTCCCCCATCGAGGTGTCAACGACCAGCATTTCGCCCGAAGGCAGTGTCAGGGTGTCGTCCGGCGCGTCGTTACGCGGCACGGCGAGCAATGGGGGAGGCAGCAGCACGCGAACCGCGAACTGGCCTGCGGCCTCATCCCACGCAACAGTTGCGCTGGTTTTCGGCATCAGTAGTGACGCATCGACGCGCCGCATATCGGTGAAGCGCTCTCGATAGTAGGGATCAATCTCGCCGATCACTCGGCCTTGCGCGGTCTCCTGATCGTCGATACTCGCCCCGAGCAGACGCACCCGCCACGAGCCACTGAGCGGGTTGGGTTGAAGCAAAACCTCTTCATGCGCCATGCCAGCCATGCCGGCGAAGTCGTTGAACAGTGGTGCTTGTACGACGTTGTCAACCGGCAGCTCAACGCCTTCTCCCCAGGTCGCAGGCGCCAAAGGGTAAATCCTCGGACCCATGGTGCCTCCTTCAGCGAATCTCATCCCGCCCCGACCCACTCAGGTTCTTCATCATACGGCAGAGCCGAGACTAGGCAGTGCTTGCAGCCTCCCGGCCCGGAGCCGACTCGTCCCGTTCAGGCATGAACTTTTTCGCCAGTTGCACGATCGCGAGCACGATGAACCCGGTGATCAGGCCAAACACCAGCGAGACGCCGGTGTCAACGAGCCAACCGGAGAATCCACCGCCGACGGTTTCGGATAGACGCTCGATGAGGTCGTGTGGCCAGTGCCAGCCCACCACCTCGTGGAGACCCCGCACGATGAGGTGGCCGCCAACCCAGAGCATGGCGATGGTGCCGATGATGCCGATGGCGCTGAGCACGTACGGCATGCCCTTAACCAACGCGCGTCCTGTCTTGGGGGCGTTGCCGCGGCGAATCATGCCGTGGCCGATGTCATCAACCTTGACCAGAAGCGCAACCGCGCCGTAGACAGCGAGGGTGATGAAGATGCCCACCGCGACCAAAACTGCGGCCTGCATCCAAATCGATTCGTTCGCGATCTCATCGAGCGCGATAATCATGATCTCCGCGCTCAGGATGAGGTCGGTGGTGATCGCGCTCTTCACCAACGTGTCTTCGTCTTGCGGGGTCTTGTTGACGGCCCGCTCTTCCTCAGCATGCTTATCTGCGGCAAGCTTGTGCGCGATCTTTTCCGCACCCTCGAAACAGAGGTAGGTACCGCCGGCCATGAGCAGGGGAGTGAGTGCCCACGGCGCGAAAGCGTTCAGCAACAGCGCGATCGGCAGGATGATCACGAGCTTGTTGCGCAGCGAACCCTTTGTGATCTTCCAGATCATCGGCAGCTCGCGAGCCGGGGTGACATCGGAAACATACTGCGGGGTCACCGCGGCATCGTCGATGACAACGCCAGCAGCCTTGGCAGATGTTTTCGCTGAAAGAGCTGCGACATCGTCGACTGAAGATGCTGCAGTGCGTGCGATCAGCGCGACGTCGTCAAGCAAGGCGAGCAAGCCACCGGCCATGGGCGGGTCCTTTCAGTAGGCGTAAGATGCGAGTGCACAGCCTACCGTGACTTACTTCGACTTGTTCTCTACCGGCTCGTACTTCACACGGGTTCGATTGCGCTCAGCGTCCGGGTCCGGGATTGGGATCGCCGACAGCAGCGCTTGGGTATACGGGTGCTGCGGGTTGTCGAATACAGCGTCCGACTCACCAAACTCGACAAAGTCGCCTTTGTACATCACCGCGACGCGATCGGAGAGGTGGCGCACCACCGACAAATCGTGAGCGACAAACAAGTACGACAGCCCGAGCTCGCGCTTGAGTGACTCAAGCAAATTGATCACGCCCGCCTGAATGGAGACGTCGAGTGCCGAAACAGGCTCATCAAGCACGATCACGGCCGGGTTGGTAGCCAGTGCCCGGGCAAGGCCGATGCGCTGTCGCTGGCCACCGGAAAAATGGCCAGGAAAGCGGTCAATCTGAGACTCGTCGAGTCCTACAGTGCGCATGAGCTCAGTAACCCGTGCATCCTTGTCACCTTCGTACCCAAGCGCATCGAGTGGCTCGCGAATGATCTCTTTCACCGTCATGCGAGGGTTGAGCGAACTCATTGGGTCTTGGAACACCATCTGGATGTTGCGGCGTGCCTTCTGCCGCGTAGCGGTGGTGAACTTCGACGCGTCCTCACCGCAGATCACAATGCGGCTGTCTGGTGCCGGGTCAAGGTTCATAATCTCCAGCAACGTGGTGGTTTTGCCGGACCCTGATTCGCCGACAATTGCCATGCACTCGCCAGCGCGTAAGTCGAACGAAACATCCTTCACTGCATGCACAGTGCCCACCCGCCGCTTCACCAGCGAGCCCTTGGTCAAGGGGAACTCCTTGTTCAAGTTCTCCACTTCGAGCGTGACCTCGCGTTGGTCGCGGGGGACACCGGCAAGCGAGTCGTCGGGAAGCTTCGGCGTGGGGTAAAGCGGCTTGCCGTTGAGCTTGCCGTCGTGGATTTCAGCGTGCCGGATGCAAGCGACTTCATGTGGCACGTGGCCACTGAGCGGGACCATCGGTGGTTCGCCGTCCAAACACTGCTCGATGGCGATGGGGCAGCGGGGCGCGAATTGACACCTGTGCTGCATGTTCACCAGTTTCGGTGGGGTGCCCTCAATGTAAGTTAGGGGCTCAGTTGACGGTTGATCCACACGAGGGGTCGAGCCGAGCAGACCAATCGAGTAGGGCATCTGCGGCTGGTGGAAAAGAGTATGCACATCAGTCTTTTCCACAGGCCGCCCACCATACATCACCAGTACATCATCGGCAGTCCCAGCGACGACGCCCATATCGTGCGTGATCATGATGCACGCGGCGCCAGTTTCGCGCTGAGCGACCTTGATCACGTCGAGGATCTGCGCCTGGATAGTGACATCGAGCGCAGTGGTGGGTTCGTCGGCAATGAGCACTTTCGGGTTGTTCGCGATTGCAATCGCAATGACAACTCGTTGGCGCATACCCCCGGAGAATTCGTGGGGGAACGACTTCAAGCGCTTTTGCGGTTCGGGGATACCAACGAGGTCGAGTAGCTCCGCCGCCCGGTTTAGTGCCGCCTTCTTTGAGATGTTGTTGTGTGCTTGGAGGGCTTCGACAAGTTGCGTGCCGATGTCGTATACCGGCGTGAGTGCTGAAAGCGGATCCTGGAAGATCATGCCGATCTCATTGCCGCGGATCTTGGACATCTGCCTGTCCGTTTTGGTCAGCAACTCCTCGCCGCCGTACATCACAGAGCCGGTGACCTTTGCATACTCAGGAAGTAAACCCATGATTGCCATCGAGGTCACGGACTTGCCTGAACCGGATTCACCCACGATGCCTAGAGTGCGGCCGCGGTAGAGATCAAAGTCAACGCCGCGTACCGCTGAGACCACACCTGCTTCTGACGGAAATGACACGTTGAGGTCGCGGACTGAGAGCACGACCTCGCTTGACGGGTCGGCGTTTGGCTTGTATCACCCGTTTTTCAAGATTAAAGTTCAGTCACATTCGGGCAAGAGCCAATGGAATGCCAAGCGACCGCCCACCGCAGGCACATGCTTCTGCTGGGACGGTCGAAGAAAACGTTTAAATAAGCCGCGCGGGCGCACCCCGCTGAAGCCAACAGCCCGCCGGCGCCAGCCCGGCGCTAGCCCACCGGCGCGAGCTCGACCTCCTCGGCCCAAGTCAGCTCGATGCCCAGGGCACGAAGCCACTCCATCGCGTCGTCGCCGTGGCGGGTGATGCCCTCGACGGCGTTCAGCGTGGCGTCGATAGCCTTTTCTGCTTCTTCCGCCGTGATCAAACCGGCCGATGTCGCCGCGGCAAGCTCGTCGATGTCCAGCACGTCAATCGGGTTGCCGGTGTTGGACACCAGGTCGACGTACAGGTCGCGGGTGGTCCACACGTCGCCCTCAACGTCGATGTCAGCAATGTCGAAATAGAAGTCCTGCTCCATTTGCACGCCTTCGCGGAAGTGGAAGATGTTCGCGCGCAGGCCCAACGTCGGCAGCAGCCAACTCTCTAAGTAGCCGAACCGCGGGTGGTTCGCACCGCGTGCCATGTACAGCCCGAACTCCGTCACCCGGAAAGTATCAACCTCGCGCAAGAAGCCCTTCGGGTCGATGTTGGTCTTCGACGTCGTGTCGAACGTCTCCTGCTTCACGGGGTGAAGATCGGCGTTCATGTGCTCCTCATTCGTGGTGTGCATGGTTACCTCACGGAGAATGTTGCGACGGTCGGGGCGAAGTTACAGACGTTATCGGTGGTGCGGACACCGCCGTTAACCACCGCGAGCACCTGCCCGTGGCCAGTGTTCGCGGTACCGGACAAGGTTGCCGGTCCTGAAGGATTTATCAGATTGTTATCAAGTGACGTTACACCGGTGCTGAACGTGTTCAGGTTTATCCAGTACACCTGCATCAAACCTTGCTGCTCGGCGGCGGCAGACGTGCCCAAGGCCGTAAATACAAACGTGGTCTGACCAGGCACGGCGCCGGGTGCCGGAGTCCGGGTGGGCCCTGGAATCGCGATCGCTGAGGCAGTAGAGTGCAGGCCAGGTCCGATGCAATTGCTCGACACGGTCGGCCAGAGGAATTGGGTGAACGGGGGAGCGTCGTCCGGAAGCGGGGGTCCGCCAATCTCGCCGGTGCCGGCGTAGAAGCTCACTGCGGTTCGCAACGCGTTGGCCGCGGGTTCAGGCACAAGCGGACTGTCGGCGAACTCGTGCACGCGGGCAACGGTGTAGTCCGTCGGTCGCCCGAGGCCGTCGATGTACTGGGAGGACTGGGCATGAGCCGCTGGGAGGGTCACGGAAGTCGCGCCCGCACAGAGGGCGGTTGCCAGCGCCGCGGCGCGCGCGAGTGATCGGGAAAAGCGCACAGCTCTCCTTACAAACACCTACAGTAACTCCCGTAACAATAGTCACTATATTCCCAACGTCAAGGCGAACTCAGGAAAAAGAGCTTTCGCTTATCGACGCCTCGTTGCCACGCCTCGCAAGCCATTCAGCGCTTGGACCCCTCGCGCGGTAGTGTTTAACCGTTAATTCCGCCTATATATAAGGAGTAGCGGCTCAGTGACGCACCCTGAATTCCGCAATGTTGCCATCGTCGCCCACGTCGACCACGGCAAGACCACGTTGGTCAACGCCATGCTGGAGCAGTCCGGCGTGTTCGGCGACCACGGCGAGCACGGCGACCGCGTGATGGACTCCGGCGAGCTCGAATCCGAGCGCGGCATCACCATCCTGGCGAAGAACACGGCGATCCGACGCCAAGGTGCCGGCAAAGACGGCCGCGATCTGGTCATCAACGTCATCGACACCCCGGGCCACGCCGACTTCGGTGGCGAGGTCGAGCGCGGCCTGTCCATGGTCGACGGCGTCGTGCTCCTCATCGATGCCTCTGAGGGTCCGCTGCCACAGACCCGCTTCGTCCTGGGCAAGGCGCTCGAAGCGAAGAAGCCCGTGATCATCTGCGTGAACAAGACCGACCGCCCGGACGCACGCATTGACGAGGTCGTCGAAGAGGCGCAGGACCTCCTCCTCGAGCTCGGCGCAAGCCTCGAAGACCCGGAGGCCGCCGAGGCCGCCGAAAACCTGCTCGAGCTGCCCGTCCTCTACACCTCCGGCCGTGCCGGCCGCGCGTCCCTGGAGAACCCGGGCAACGGTGAGCTGCCGGACAACGAGGATCTGCAGCCGCTTTTCGACGTCATCTACGACGTGCTCCCGGAGCCTTCCGCCGACATCGACGCGCCGTTCCAGGCGCAGGTGACCAACCTGGACTCGTCTTCGTTCCTCGGCCGTATCGCGCTGATCCGCGTCTACCGCGGCTCGGTGAAGAAGGGCCAGACGGTCGCGTGGGTGCACTACGACGCAGACGACGAACAGCACATTAAAAACGTCAAGATCGCCGAGCTCCTTGTCACCGAGGGCCTCGACCGTGTGCCGGCGACCGGCGAAGTCGTCGCAGGTGACATCGCCGCCGTCTCGGGCATCGACGAGATCATGATCGGCGACACCCTCTGCGACCCGGAGAACGTCGAGCCGCTGGAGCGCATCAAGATCGACGACCCGGCGATCTCCATGACCATCGGCGTGAACACCTCGCCGATGGCGGGCCGCAACGGCGGCGACAAGCTCACCGCCCGCATGGTTAAGGCCCGCCTGGACCAGGAGCTGATCGGTAACGTTTCCATCAGGGTGCTGCCGACTGAGCGCCCCGACGCCTGGGAAGTCCAGGGCCGTGGCGAGATGGCGCTCACCGTGCTCATTGAGACGATGCGTCGTGAAGGCTTCGAGCTCACCGTGGGCAAGCCGCAGGTGGTGACCAAGGAGATCGACGGCAAGGTGTACGAGCCGTACGACCACGTCGTCATCGATGTGCCTTCCGAGCACCAGGGTGCCGTCACCCAGCTCATGGCCAACCGTAAGGGCAACATGACCTCGATGGGTAACACCGGCTCCGGCGACTGGGTGCGCATGGAGTTCGACATTCCGTCGCGCGGCCTCATCGGGTTCCGTACGACCTTCCTCACCGAGACCCGCGGTGCTGGCATCGCCAACTCGTACTCCATCGAGCACCGTCCGTGGGCCGGCGAGATCAAGGGCCGCCCGACCGGCTCGCTCGTGGCCGACCGTTCCGGCCAGGTCACCGCGTACGCGCTGCAGCAGCTCGCGGACCGCGGCGACTTCTTCGTCGAGCCGGGAGCAGAAACCTACGAGGGCATGGTCGTCGGCGCGAACTCGCGCGATGAGGACATGGACATCAACATCACCAAGGAAAAGAAGCTGACCAACATGCGTTCCGCCACCGCGGACGCGACGGTCACACTGCAGAAGGCGCGCACTCTCTCGCTCGACGAGGCCATCGAGTTCTGCGACGACGACGAGTGCGTCGAGGTCGCCCCCGAGGCAATGCGCGTGCGCAAGATCATCCTCAACGCCACCGAGCGTGGCCGCGCCCGCTCCCGCGCAAAGCAGCTCAACAAGTAGCTGCTCGCGCACCTGCAACCGGGCACGCAACCCACGCGAGCGCTGCGTGGGGAGGGAAGCTGGCGTGGATTACAATTCCCGTCGATGACTCGCTTCACACACCCCGCGCGCAAAGGCTCGGCGCGGACGCGTCACCCGCGCACGCGCCTCGCGGCCACTGCGACCACTGCGACCGCTGCGCTCACCGCGCTCGCCGGACTGACCGTGGCCACCGCGCTTACGGCCCTCTCCGGGTGCGCGGCGGATCCCGCGCCGCCCCCTTTGGTTACTGAAGAGGAAGCCGAGAAGGAGCTCGAGCGACTGGCGGAAACGACGGAAAGCGCGACGTCGACAAGCGAACGCCCCGCTCGAGTGGAGGTGAGCGTCGGAGTCGACCCGGTGCGCGCCGGCTTCAACCCGCACCTAGCCGCGGACGAGCAGGCCACGGTCCGCTCGATCGCTGACCTGGTGCTGCCCAGCGCCTTCGTCGACGGCGAGCGCAACCCCGATCTGCTGCTCGCCGCGACCCGCCTGCCCAGCTCGTCCAAAGCCGCGACCGTGCGCTACGTCATCGACCCCGAAGCACAGTGGTCCGACGGCACCCCGATCAGCGGCGCCGACTTCATCTACCTCTGGCGCGCGATGCGCACGACACCCGGCACCATCAACGCCTACGGCTACGACGCCATCGCCGACATCCGCGTCTCCGGCCCCAGCGGCAAGACCGTCGACGTCGATTTCCGCACGCCGATCCGCGACATCCGCGGCCTGTTCACACACCTGCTGCCGTCGCACCTGCTCGCCGCTGACGCCTCCGACTTCGCCACCGCGCTGCACGATTCCATCCCCGCGTCCGCGGGCCGCTTCCTGTTCTCCGGCGTCGACCGCGGCCGCGGCACCATTACGCTGAACCGCAACGACCGCTTTTGGGGGCCGGCGCCTGCGCGCATCGACATCCTCAACCTGCAGCCCGCGCGCACCACCACGCAGACCGCGGACCAGCTACGCAGCGGCCAAATCGCGTTCGTGGACATGGCGCCCGATGAAACCACGCACCGCGTCCTCGAACTCGTACCCGACACGCAGGTCCTCACCACCGACGGCCCGCGCACCCTCGGGGTCACCCTCACCGCGGGCGTCACTTTTGAGGCTCGGCAGGAGCTTGCTTCGCTTATCGACGCCCCCTTGCTCGCGTCCATCGCCACCAACCGCTCCACCGATCTGGCGCTTCCCTCCGCGGTAACCCCCGCCGGTGCTGCTCCAGCTGGCGCCGCTCCAGCTGCGCTCCCCTCAGACGCGTCCACTTCAGGCGCGTCCACTTCAGGCGCGTCCACCTCCAGTGAACCCACCTCTAGCGAGAGCGGAATCGCTGGGGGAGCGCTCGAGGCGTACATCGCAAAACAAGGTGCCCTGCGCGTCGCTGCTGACGCTGCCGACCCAGCAGCGGCCGCCGCCGGGAAGACCTTCGTCGACCAACTCAATGCAGCGGGTATCGAGGCGAAGTTCGTCGGCACCGACAACAACACCATCATGGGTAAATTGCTCCCGGCCGGCGCCATCGACGCAGTCTTTGGGTGGCGAGTATCCGATGCCGCCCTCGCCGCCAGCAAAGCGACCAACGCGACCAACGCGACCAGCGCGACCAACCCCAACGACACCTCGAGCTCCACCAGCACGAGTAGGGTCGCGAGCCCCGCCAACCCCGAGAGCATCAC belongs to Corynebacterium glaucum and includes:
- a CDS encoding DUF402 domain-containing protein, with product MNADLHPVKQETFDTTSKTNIDPKGFLREVDTFRVTEFGLYMARGANHPRFGYLESWLLPTLGLRANIFHFREGVQMEQDFYFDIADIDVEGDVWTTRDLYVDLVSNTGNPIDVLDIDELAAATSAGLITAEEAEKAIDATLNAVEGITRHGDDAMEWLRALGIELTWAEEVELAPVG
- a CDS encoding Rv1157c family protein, yielding MRFSRSLARAAALATALCAGATSVTLPAAHAQSSQYIDGLGRPTDYTVARVHEFADSPLVPEPAANALRTAVSFYAGTGEIGGPPLPDDAPPFTQFLWPTVSSNCIGPGLHSTASAIAIPGPTRTPAPGAVPGQTTFVFTALGTSAAAEQQGLMQVYWINLNTFSTGVTSLDNNLINPSGPATLSGTANTGHGQVLAVVNGGVRTTDNVCNFAPTVATFSVR
- a CDS encoding dipeptide ABC transporter ATP-binding protein — encoded protein: MLSVRDLNVSFPSEAGVVSAVRGVDFDLYRGRTLGIVGESGSGKSVTSMAIMGLLPEYAKVTGSVMYGGEELLTKTDRQMSKIRGNEIGMIFQDPLSALTPVYDIGTQLVEALQAHNNISKKAALNRAAELLDLVGIPEPQKRLKSFPHEFSGGMRQRVVIAIAIANNPKVLIADEPTTALDVTIQAQILDVIKVAQRETGAACIMITHDMGVVAGTADDVLVMYGGRPVEKTDVHTLFHQPQMPYSIGLLGSTPRVDQPSTEPLTYIEGTPPKLVNMQHRCQFAPRCPIAIEQCLDGEPPMVPLSGHVPHEVACIRHAEIHDGKLNGKPLYPTPKLPDDSLAGVPRDQREVTLEVENLNKEFPLTKGSLVKRRVGTVHAVKDVSFDLRAGECMAIVGESGSGKTTTLLEIMNLDPAPDSRIVICGEDASKFTTATRQKARRNIQMVFQDPMSSLNPRMTVKEIIREPLDALGYEGDKDARVTELMRTVGLDESQIDRFPGHFSGGQRQRIGLARALATNPAVIVLDEPVSALDVSIQAGVINLLESLKRELGLSYLFVAHDLSVVRHLSDRVAVMYKGDFVEFGESDAVFDNPQHPYTQALLSAIPIPDPDAERNRTRVKYEPVENKSK
- the typA gene encoding translational GTPase TypA, translating into MTHPEFRNVAIVAHVDHGKTTLVNAMLEQSGVFGDHGEHGDRVMDSGELESERGITILAKNTAIRRQGAGKDGRDLVINVIDTPGHADFGGEVERGLSMVDGVVLLIDASEGPLPQTRFVLGKALEAKKPVIICVNKTDRPDARIDEVVEEAQDLLLELGASLEDPEAAEAAENLLELPVLYTSGRAGRASLENPGNGELPDNEDLQPLFDVIYDVLPEPSADIDAPFQAQVTNLDSSSFLGRIALIRVYRGSVKKGQTVAWVHYDADDEQHIKNVKIAELLVTEGLDRVPATGEVVAGDIAAVSGIDEIMIGDTLCDPENVEPLERIKIDDPAISMTIGVNTSPMAGRNGGDKLTARMVKARLDQELIGNVSIRVLPTERPDAWEVQGRGEMALTVLIETMRREGFELTVGKPQVVTKEIDGKVYEPYDHVVIDVPSEHQGAVTQLMANRKGNMTSMGNTGSGDWVRMEFDIPSRGLIGFRTTFLTETRGAGIANSYSIEHRPWAGEIKGRPTGSLVADRSGQVTAYALQQLADRGDFFVEPGAETYEGMVVGANSRDEDMDINITKEKKLTNMRSATADATVTLQKARTLSLDEAIEFCDDDECVEVAPEAMRVRKIILNATERGRARSRAKQLNK